In the genome of Planctomycetota bacterium, one region contains:
- a CDS encoding MBOAT family protein, producing MLFHTWVFAVFFLIVYPVYLATRGSRLRIPWLLFASYVFYGWWNPFYLLLIVASTSADYLAVLGMSRSRRKKPWVAFSVLVNLGMLGFFKYAGFVTQALNDLLQAIGIPYTVPVPDILLPVGISFFVFQSMTYTIDCYRGAMDREPCFLRYATYVSLFPQLVAGPIERSTNLLRQLRETPPITRHDVADGLSLFLVGLFKKRALADYLAMYVDPIYARPDQFGGLALLLATVGFAWQIYFDFSGYTDMARGLGRMMGLRLMLNFRNPYLATGLGDFWRRWHISLSTWFKDYVYVPLGGNRKGPARTYVNMALTMLISGLWHGANWTFAIWGALHAAGRVATRRLEGTRFYAERIPTAVKRLLVFAFVAFAWVFFRARTVGDAWLIVRRIFGSAWADPGFPLVAGVLVVGVWVYQWLYESRWRGVLLGASSARIALAVFMALYIALCCGAGDKAFIYFQF from the coding sequence ATGCTCTTCCACACCTGGGTCTTCGCCGTCTTTTTCCTCATCGTGTACCCGGTGTACCTCGCCACACGCGGCTCGCGCCTGAGGATCCCCTGGCTGCTGTTCGCGTCCTACGTGTTCTACGGCTGGTGGAACCCGTTCTATCTGCTCCTCATCGTGGCCTCGACATCCGCGGATTACCTGGCGGTGTTGGGCATGTCGCGCAGCCGCCGTAAGAAGCCGTGGGTCGCCTTCAGCGTCCTCGTGAATCTGGGCATGCTTGGTTTCTTCAAGTACGCGGGCTTCGTCACCCAGGCCCTCAACGATCTTCTCCAGGCCATCGGGATCCCCTATACGGTGCCGGTGCCCGACATTCTGCTGCCCGTGGGCATCTCGTTCTTCGTCTTCCAATCCATGACCTACACGATTGACTGCTATCGCGGCGCGATGGACAGGGAGCCGTGCTTCCTCCGCTACGCCACCTACGTGTCGCTCTTCCCGCAGCTCGTGGCCGGCCCGATCGAGCGCTCGACGAACCTGCTCCGCCAGCTCCGCGAAACGCCACCCATCACGCGGCACGACGTGGCCGACGGCCTCTCGCTCTTCCTCGTCGGCTTGTTCAAGAAGCGAGCGCTGGCCGACTACCTGGCGATGTACGTGGACCCCATCTACGCCCGCCCCGATCAATTCGGCGGCCTGGCCCTGCTGCTCGCCACCGTGGGCTTCGCCTGGCAGATCTACTTCGACTTCTCGGGCTACACCGACATGGCGCGCGGCCTGGGCCGCATGATGGGCCTGCGCCTCATGCTCAACTTCCGCAACCCCTATCTTGCCACGGGCCTGGGCGACTTCTGGCGCCGCTGGCACATCAGCCTCTCCACCTGGTTCAAGGACTACGTGTACGTGCCCCTCGGCGGGAACCGGAAGGGTCCGGCGCGCACCTACGTGAACATGGCCCTCACGATGCTCATCTCGGGCCTGTGGCACGGGGCGAACTGGACGTTTGCCATCTGGGGCGCCCTCCACGCCGCGGGGCGCGTGGCCACGCGCAGGCTGGAGGGGACCCGCTTCTACGCCGAGCGCATTCCGACCGCGGTCAAGCGCCTCCTCGTCTTCGCCTTCGTCGCGTTCGCCTGGGTGTTCTTCCGCGCGCGCACCGTGGGCGACGCCTGGCTCATCGTGCGGCGCATCTTCGGCTCGGCCTGGGCCGATCCGGGATTCCCCCTGGTTGCCGGCGTCCTCGTTGTTGGCGTCTGGGTCTACCAGTGGCTCTACGAATCGCGATGGCGTGGCGTGCTCCTCGGCGCATCGTCCGCGCGCATCGCACTGGCCGTGTTCATGGCCCTCTACATCGCCCTCTGCTGTGGGGCCGGCGACAAGGCATTCATCTACTTCCAGTTCTGA
- a CDS encoding benzoate-CoA ligase family protein, with the protein MATSEYPERLNAATVLVDDNLAAGRGEKPALLCGERTVTYAQLAEGVNRFGNLLRNLGVRLEERVALLMPDTPELVFAFFGSMKIGAVAIPMNTLLTPKDYEYLLNDSRARTLVIHASLLGHIEPIRSQLRYLEHVLVAGARDGGLRTTDCGLEAEIRTWSLEAMMAGAAAELDAADTSKDDSAFWLYSSGTTGFPKGAIHLHHDMLVEADLYASGVLGLRESDVCFSVAKLFFAYGLGNGLYFALRVGGANVLLPGRPTPEAVFETVDRYQPTVFYSVPTSYAQLLHLAEKAGRTSLGRVRMCVSAGEPLPKPLFERWRDRFGVEILDGIGSTEILHIFISNRPGRARAGSTGEIVPGYEARITDEAGRELPAGEVGTLFIKGDSIAAGYWNKHEQTKATFQGEWINTHDKFSVDRDGYYWYAGRTDDMIKVSGMAVWPTEVEAILQAHPAVLESGVAGVEDAEGLAKPFAFVVLKSGHKGSPALARELQEFVKDRAAKYKYPRWVEFVHELPKTATGKIQRYKLRELGAAARWLHDQQQ; encoded by the coding sequence ATGGCGACGTCGGAATACCCCGAACGGCTGAACGCAGCCACCGTGCTAGTGGACGACAACCTGGCCGCGGGACGCGGGGAGAAGCCTGCCCTGCTGTGCGGCGAGCGCACGGTGACCTATGCCCAGCTCGCCGAAGGGGTGAACCGCTTCGGGAATCTGCTCAGGAACCTTGGCGTCCGCCTCGAGGAGCGCGTCGCCCTCCTGATGCCCGACACGCCGGAGCTCGTCTTTGCCTTCTTCGGCTCGATGAAGATCGGCGCCGTGGCCATCCCGATGAACACGCTGCTCACGCCGAAAGACTACGAGTACCTGCTGAACGACAGCCGGGCCCGGACGCTGGTGATTCATGCGTCGCTGCTGGGGCACATCGAGCCGATTCGTTCGCAGTTGAGGTACCTGGAGCACGTGCTGGTTGCTGGGGCGAGGGATGGCGGATTGCGAACTACGGATTGCGGATTGGAGGCCGAAATCCGGACCTGGAGCCTGGAGGCGATGATGGCGGGAGCGGCCGCGGAACTGGACGCGGCGGACACGAGCAAGGACGACTCGGCCTTCTGGCTCTACAGCTCAGGCACCACGGGCTTCCCCAAGGGCGCCATCCACCTGCACCACGACATGCTCGTCGAGGCCGACCTCTATGCCAGTGGCGTGTTGGGCCTCCGGGAGAGCGACGTATGCTTCTCCGTGGCGAAACTGTTCTTCGCCTACGGGCTGGGCAACGGCCTCTACTTCGCCCTGCGCGTGGGCGGCGCCAACGTGCTGCTGCCCGGCCGCCCCACGCCCGAGGCCGTGTTCGAAACGGTGGACCGCTACCAACCGACGGTGTTCTACAGCGTGCCGACCAGCTATGCGCAGCTCCTGCACCTGGCCGAGAAGGCGGGCCGCACGAGCCTGGGTCGCGTGCGGATGTGCGTGTCGGCCGGCGAGCCGCTGCCCAAGCCGCTGTTCGAGAGGTGGCGCGACCGCTTCGGCGTCGAGATTCTCGACGGCATCGGCTCTACCGAGATCCTCCACATCTTCATCTCCAACCGCCCCGGCCGCGCCCGGGCCGGCAGCACGGGCGAGATCGTGCCCGGCTACGAGGCCCGCATCACGGACGAGGCGGGCCGCGAGCTGCCCGCCGGCGAGGTGGGCACCCTGTTCATCAAAGGCGACAGCATCGCCGCCGGTTACTGGAACAAGCACGAGCAGACCAAGGCCACGTTCCAAGGCGAGTGGATCAACACGCACGATAAGTTCAGCGTGGACCGCGACGGGTATTACTGGTACGCGGGCCGCACCGACGACATGATCAAGGTGAGCGGCATGGCCGTGTGGCCGACCGAGGTCGAGGCCATACTCCAAGCGCATCCAGCGGTACTCGAGAGCGGTGTGGCCGGCGTCGAGGACGCTGAGGGCCTGGCCAAGCCCTTCGCCTTCGTCGTCCTCAAGAGCGGCCATAAGGGCTCGCCGGCGCTCGCTCGTGAGCTGCAAGAGTTCGTCAAGGACCGCGCGGCGAAGTACAAGTACCCGCGCTGGGTGGAGTTCGTGCACGAACTGCCGAAGACGGCCACAGGGAAGATCCAGCGGTACAAGCTGCGCGAGTTGGGCGCCGCCGCGCGTTGGCTGCACGACCAGCAGCAGTGA
- a CDS encoding radical SAM protein has translation MLTATKAPRFSPLHQAAHALWSTVRLYRANGSPRAWGVLGRHAALRLCGRRVPAFLHIEPTRRCQCQCVHCCAPRCEANSPGELSLAELRMLLDQARALGVLQVIFTGGEPLLRDDTDEAVRHAHRAGLLTRVNTNGVLLSRERAERLREAGLTEAAVSLDSADAATHDRLRGRTGTFDAAVQGIRNLTAAGIQARVQVCATPDNTPDGVRALIALARQLGAHSVRILPVRAVGRWAASGRGGLAEEALAVLRSLQDVGFVGVELPTERSVCAALRRDSLSITPDGDVTMCPAVPFVMGNVRRHPLAVVWRAHGEVPLALYRGNCPINDPVAFAALREHAQAVASRLP, from the coding sequence GTGCTGACCGCAACGAAGGCTCCGCGCTTCTCGCCCCTGCACCAAGCGGCGCACGCGCTGTGGAGCACCGTGCGCCTGTACCGCGCCAACGGGTCGCCGCGAGCCTGGGGCGTGCTGGGTCGCCACGCGGCGCTCAGGTTGTGTGGCCGTCGTGTGCCGGCGTTTCTCCACATCGAGCCCACCCGGCGCTGCCAGTGCCAGTGCGTGCACTGCTGCGCGCCCCGTTGCGAGGCCAACTCGCCGGGCGAACTGAGCCTGGCCGAACTCCGGATGCTGCTCGACCAGGCGCGCGCCCTGGGCGTCCTTCAGGTGATCTTCACCGGCGGCGAACCCCTCCTGCGCGACGACACCGACGAGGCCGTCCGCCACGCCCATCGGGCTGGACTGCTCACGCGGGTCAACACGAACGGCGTTCTGCTGAGTCGCGAGCGCGCCGAGCGGTTGCGGGAAGCGGGCCTGACCGAGGCCGCCGTATCGCTCGATTCCGCCGACGCGGCGACTCATGACCGCCTGCGTGGGCGGACCGGCACGTTCGACGCCGCCGTCCAGGGAATCCGCAACCTGACGGCGGCCGGCATTCAGGCGCGGGTGCAGGTGTGCGCCACCCCCGACAACACCCCCGACGGGGTTCGTGCGCTCATTGCCCTGGCACGGCAGCTCGGCGCCCACTCCGTTCGCATCCTGCCCGTGCGCGCCGTCGGCCGATGGGCCGCGTCAGGCCGCGGCGGGCTCGCAGAGGAGGCCCTTGCCGTGTTGCGATCGCTTCAGGATGTGGGGTTCGTGGGTGTCGAACTGCCCACCGAGCGGTCGGTATGCGCCGCGCTGCGGCGGGACAGCCTCTCGATCACGCCCGATGGCGACGTGACCATGTGCCCCGCGGTTCCGTTCGTGATGGGGAACGTGCGGCGTCACCCGCTGGCGGTGGTTTGGCGGGCGCATGGCGAGGTGCCGCTGGCGCTCTATCGGGGCAACTGCCCCATCAACGACCCTGTGGCGTTCGCGGCCCTCCGGGAGCATGCACAGGCCGTCGCAAGCCGGCTGCCCTGA
- a CDS encoding histone deacetylase, whose product MRQTSGLAARVLMVLAASGFHGAEPQGAEAAGGCHFECLRQMPNGPKGPPGEKGDRVSRTGFVYGDIYLQHKTGAGHPERPERLTAIVGRLKEKGLLAQLASIQPVPAPLEAITAVHSVRYVERVRRAYEDGQRCLDSGDTPISAESYQVALHAVGGVLAALDAVMAGKVRNAFCAIRPPGHHALRERAMGFCLFNNVAIAARHLQTRHKLARILIVDWDVHHGNGTQAAFDDDPTVFYFSAHQHPFYPGTGAAAETGKGPAKGTKLNVPFPAGTGDKEYKRAFEEKLRPAARAFKPDFVLLSAGFDAHADDLLGRMGLTAAGYADLTRIVKGLADECCQGRLVALLEGGYNLDALAESVEVHIRVLME is encoded by the coding sequence ATGCGACAAACGAGTGGTCTCGCAGCACGCGTGCTCATGGTCCTCGCTGCCTCTGGGTTCCACGGGGCCGAGCCACAAGGGGCAGAGGCTGCCGGCGGCTGCCACTTCGAGTGCCTGCGGCAGATGCCCAATGGCCCCAAAGGACCCCCCGGCGAGAAGGGAGACCGCGTGTCCAGGACAGGCTTCGTCTATGGGGACATCTATCTCCAGCACAAGACGGGCGCCGGCCACCCCGAGCGACCCGAACGCCTCACCGCCATTGTCGGCCGCCTCAAGGAGAAGGGCCTGCTTGCCCAGCTTGCCTCCATCCAGCCCGTCCCCGCCCCCCTTGAGGCCATCACCGCCGTCCACTCGGTGCGATACGTCGAGCGCGTGCGGAGGGCGTACGAGGATGGCCAGCGCTGCCTTGACTCGGGCGACACGCCGATCTCCGCAGAGTCATACCAAGTCGCCCTTCACGCGGTCGGCGGCGTGCTGGCGGCCCTCGATGCCGTGATGGCGGGCAAGGTGCGCAACGCCTTCTGCGCCATTCGCCCGCCAGGCCACCATGCCCTGCGCGAGCGGGCGATGGGCTTCTGCCTCTTCAACAACGTCGCTATCGCCGCACGCCACCTCCAGACGAGGCACAAGCTTGCCCGTATCCTGATCGTGGACTGGGATGTGCACCACGGCAACGGCACCCAGGCCGCCTTCGACGACGACCCGACCGTGTTCTACTTCAGCGCCCATCAGCATCCCTTCTATCCTGGCACCGGCGCCGCCGCCGAGACCGGCAAGGGCCCGGCCAAGGGCACGAAGCTCAACGTGCCTTTCCCCGCCGGCACAGGAGACAAGGAGTACAAGCGGGCGTTCGAGGAGAAGCTGCGCCCGGCCGCGCGGGCCTTCAAGCCCGATTTCGTTCTGCTTTCGGCCGGCTTCGATGCGCATGCCGATGACCTGCTCGGCCGGATGGGCCTCACGGCGGCCGGCTACGCCGACCTCACCCGCATCGTGAAGGGCCTCGCCGACGAGTGCTGCCAGGGGCGGCTTGTGGCTCTGCTCGAAGGCGGCTACAATCTCGATGCCCTGGCCGAATCGGTCGAGGTGCACATCCGCGTGCTGATGGAGTGA